The genomic segment GATTTCCACATCAAAAATGATGAAGATCAAGGCGCAGACATAGAAGCGTATGTTGAAACGGATCCATGCGGATCCTTCGGGAACTTCTCCGCACTCGTAAGGGATATATTTGTCGGTCGCGTCCTTGCCTGCCGGCTGAAGCAGTCGTGACAGCACCAGCGCGATCGCCAGAACCACAAGGCCGACCGCCAGGAACATCAGGACACTCGAAAAGCTGAATAACATAGGCTCACTCCCATGCCGGATGAGGGGCAGAGAAAAACCCTGGACTTCGCAATCCCGCTACCCTACGCGTCCATCGTCGATTTTGCAAAGCAAATTTGGGATGGCTAGAGGGTGGTAATCCGAGCGTAACTCAAATAATCAGAATACATACCCAATGATCTCTGGTCAAGGTTTTTCGGCGCGCGAGCGGTCATACGAATGCAAAAATCTCAACGCAG from the Terriglobia bacterium genome contains:
- a CDS encoding NADH-quinone oxidoreductase subunit A, which gives rise to MLFSFSSVLMFLAVGLVVLAIALVLSRLLQPAGKDATDKYIPYECGEVPEGSAWIRFNIRFYVCALIFIIFDVEIIFLLPWAVVFKTLGPFAFVEGLIFIGILAIGLAYVWKKGDLAWIKPEDVSDMKR